In the Carboxydothermus hydrogenoformans Z-2901 genome, AAAGCTGCTACTAAAGCTACTGCCCGGGAGTTGTCCACACAGGAACCCATATGGAGGACCGGTGGCAGAGGGCCACCTAAACCGTTAGCTTCCCCAATGGCAGTCAGCACTGCTTTAAGACCGTCGCCACACAGCTCGTCTACATTGGCTGGGTCCATAAAGCCGTGACGCATCAGGGCACCGGCACCGCAGCCGGTGGCTACTACGAGAACATTTTGCTTTAGTAGTTTGCGGGCAATTGTGGTGAAATTTTGATCCTGGGGAACTTTGACGTTGTTACAACCGGCAAAGAGACAAACTCCCCGGATATTACCGTTAACTACATTATCAATTAACGGTTTCAACGGATCATTGGCGTTTAGTTTGCTGAGAGCATTGATGATGGCTTCCGTAGAAAACCCTGCAACTACCTTAGTTTTTATATTGGGGATTTCGACCGGTTTACCTTTGCGCCGTTTGAAAGTATCGATGGCCAGGCGAAGGATTTGCTTGGCATTTTCAACGGCCGCTTCTTCGGCAAAATTCACGTGTGTCGCCCCGGTAATTTTTGACATTTCCATAGTGGTGATAACGGTAGTTCCGGTACATTCGGCTATGGTAGCTACGGAAGGTTGAATACATTGATAGTCAAGAATCATGGCATCCAGGGCGCCGGTGATCATGGCCATTTCCTGGCTTACCGAGTGAGTACAGGCGGGGATGCCATGACGCATCAAAACCTCGTTGCCCGTACAACAAATACCTACCACGTTAATACCGGTAGCGCCGGCTGCGCGCGCTTCGTTTTCCATTTCTTTGCTTACCGAAACGATGATGTCGGACAGGACCGGGTTATGCCCATGAACGGCCACATTGACCGCATCGGCTTTGAGCACTCCAAGATTGCTCTCGGTAACTACCGGCGCGGGGGTACCAAAGAGAATGTCGGCTAAATCGGTACCCATATAACAACCGGCTAAATCGGCCAGGGAACAGCGTAGACCACCCAGTAATAAATTTTGAGCATCGGCATCACAACCCATGGAAGTACGATGCATAATTTCAGCTATTTCGTGGTCGATACCGGCGGGAATCAGACCGTGGGCCGACAAAACCTTGACGCGGCTGGGAGGCAATACCGTAGTTACCCACAGGACCGGGGTATCTTTTTCGTGAAAATCAGCCAGAGCGGCTTTTGCTACCTCTAAAGCGATATCTTCATCCTTTTGTCCCTCGGTGGGAATACCAAGGCGTTTGGCAATGGAGTGCAACTTGGTCCGGTCTTTAATCATATAACTTGCTGCTTTGCCTTGAACAGCTTTTTTCAAAGTATGAGCCAGGTGTTTCGCGTGCCCGGAATGTCCTGCTGCTCCGGCAGCAATGGACCGATCTAATCCCCGGGCTACTATCACCTCGGCGGTTGCCCCGCAAATACCAACTTTGGGTTCATCACCAAAGGGATTGATGCGACAGGGGCCCTGCAGGCAGTGGCGGCAGCATAAACCAGTTTCACCAAAGCCACACTGAGGTTTCATAGCCTCATACCGATCCCATACCGTTTGGATACCTTCGCGTTTTGCCTTATCCAGCATTTGCTGGACGGCACGGTCGGTAGACTTTAAATTTTGCTTAGCCATTAAATCTTCACCCCTTTTTTATTGGACTTCCTTTACCGTTAGAGCACCAACTGGACAGGAGGTAACGCAGACCGGAAAGTCGGAAACATCTTTGCATAAATCGCATTTTACACAGCGGTCAATCACCCTGATAGCATGAAACGGGCAGGCTTTTTCACAAAGCCCACAGCCGGTGCATTTTTCTTCCGAACAAACAACTCTCCCTTCTTCATCATAAAAAAGCGCTCCTTGAGGATATGCTTCAATGCATTTCGCTCTTTTGCAATGCTTGCATTGTTCTATGGTAATTCCTCCGGTTTTGTCGCCGGTGGTATAAACAATTTGTAGTCTTGGTCTAATACCCTCTAATATTGCGGAAATTAGTGATTTTTCCGAAGAATGGATGATTGAACAGCTAACTTCACAGCTATGACAGGCTACACAAAGGTTTTTATTAAAAATTACTTTGTTCATTTTCCCTTCCTCCCTGAGTGGGCTCACCGGCCTCTGTAATTCGATTAAATTGACAATATTGCGGGATAAATTTTACTTTTCTGAATAATTCGCGAATGCCAATATTCCCATGCCACACTCATAATACCTACCCCTTGTCCTTACGATTTTGATTACTTTTAGTATACTTGAGAAAAATTCTTAATTCCGTAAAGTACTTTACATTTTTTATTTAATTTACACTGGTCCTTAAACTTTTGCGGTTTTCGAAACCGTTTTTTTTTGTAAAAAAGCATGTTAAGTTTTTAGTTCTTTGGTTAATTTAGAAAATTTTAAGAAATGATTAAGACGTAATTTAGAAAAAGAAGTTAGAATAAAACTAAAATATTTGAAATGGAGGGTGAATTATGAAAAAGGGTGTAAAGATTGCGTTAGTGCTGGTGGTTTTAGCGGTGGCTGTTGTAGGATATTTTTCTTATCGAGCAGCGATCGGTAGAAAAAACCTTCAGCTTGATGTTAAAACCGCCAAAGTTACAGTGGGGGATGTGGAAGCGTATCTTTCGGTTTCAGCAACAATCGAATCCCAAAAGAAAAAAGATTACTATGCTCCTCAAGCTAAGGTAAAAAGGGTTTATGTTAAAGTTGGAGATAGGGTTAAAAAAGGTGATGTTTTAGTTACCTTTGAAACCCAGGATTACAGTTCTCAAATCGAACAGGCCCAAATTCAGTATGAAAATGCAGTGCTACAGCGGGATGAGCTTTATGCTCAGAAAAAGGATATTGAAGATAAAATAAAAGAACTTGATGCTCAGATAAGTAGTTTAGAAAAAAGCAATAATCAAGATGCGGCAAAACTTGAAAGCTTAAAACAACAGCGGGATAATATCCAGCCGGTATCCATCGCTCGGATTAAGCAAGCGGAAAACTCGGTAAAGCTTGCAAAACTTACCTTAGATAATGCCAAAAAAGCAGCAGCTCAGGCCCAGGACAAGATAACCGCCGACTTCTCCGGGGTGGTTACCGCGGTGAACGTGGTGGAAGGAGCTATGGCTAACTCAATGCAGCCGGCGGTGACCGTTATGGATCTTTCTAATTTAAAGGCGGTAGCAAAGCTTGGCCGGTTTGATGCAGCTAAAGTTTCTTTAGGCCAAAAAGTAATTTTACGTAATGGCAAAAAGAGTTACAAAGGCGAGGTTAGCTTTATTGAGCCGGTAGCCAGCACCACAATGACTGCCTCAGGGCAGGAAAGCACTGTTGGGGTAGAAATTAAAATTTTAGATAAAAACCCTGATTTAAAGGTTGGTTTTGATGTGGATGCTGATATCTTAATAGGAAGCAAAACCGGGGTGGTAAAGGTGCCGGTGGAAGCAATACGCCAGGAAAAAGATAAAACATCGGTATTTGTAGTCGAACAGGGGAAAGCAAAGCAAAAGGAAGTACAAACGGGTCTCTGGTCGGATGATGAAGTTGAAATTACTTCCGGGTTAACAGCGGGGGAAACGGTGATTTTAAACCCGGGATTAAAAGTTACTGATGGTGCTCCGGTCAGGCTTCCTTTTGCCGGCGGACTAGGGAGGCGGATGCAGTGATTGAACTAATAGATGTGGTTAAAGAGTACGAGGTAGGGAAAGAGCGCTTTCGGGCTTTAAAAAATATTAGTTTAAAGATAAAAGCCGGAGAGTTTACTTCGATTATGGGCCCATCGGGGTCCGGTAAATCAACATTGATGAATATTTTAGGGCTTCTTGATAGGGCGACAATTGGTAGCTACTATTTAGACGGTCGTGATGTGTCTAAGCTTTCCGATAAAGAGCGGGCTTTTATCAGAAACCGGGAGATTGGCTTTGTTTTTCAGGCGTTTAATTTAATTCCCCGCATGACGGTTTTAGACAATGTTATGCTGCCGATGGTTTATGCCCGCATCCCCGGAAAAATGCGGCGGGAAAAAGCCTTGGAGGCTTTAGCCAAAGTAGGTCTTCTACATCGTATTAAACACTATCCCAATGAAATTTCCGGTGGGGAAAAGCAGCGGGTCGCAATTGCCCGGGCTATAGTTAATACCCCTAAAGTAATTTTAGCGGACGAGCCGACCGGGAACTTAGACTCCAAGTCTTCAGAGGAAATTATGAAAATTTTTCAGAAGTTAAATGATGAAGGGGTAACGATAGTGGTAGTTACCCATGAGCCGGATATCGCCCAGCATACTAAGAGGATAATACGTTTTCGTGATGGCCAAATAATATCCGACGAACCGGTGGTAAACCGGATTGTATTATAGGGGGGCTACTATGATTTATGAAAGCCTGAAAATGGCGTTGGAAAGTATTTTAGCCAATAAACTTCGCACTTTTCTTACTATGCTTGGGATTATTATTGGTATAAGCTCGGTTATTGCTATTGTTTCCCTGGGGCAGGGCGGGCAAAATGCTATTACCGGAGAGTTCGAAAAAATCGGGGTAGCAAGTGTTAACATTAAAGTTGATAGTTCTAAAGCCAGTGCCGGTGACTATTTTACTTTGGATGACGTGGAAAAAATCAAAGAAAAAGTAGAAACGGTTAAATATGCGGCTATTGAGGTTCAGAAACAAGGGGTGGCAATAACTGACCAGAAAAACAAGCGGGCTGTAATTTTTGGAGGAACGCTGGATTCGTTTTATACTGATAACGTGGAAATCCTTTACGGAAGGTTTTTTAACGAACGGGAATTTAACGAAGGAATGGCAGTAGCAATAATTGACAGAAATGCCGCCAAGGCTCTTTTTGGCTATGAAGATGCGGTAGGCAACACTTTAAAAATTGGTCCCGCTACTAACCCTAAAAAGGTCACAATTATTGGAGTTTCCAAGGGCTTCACCGGGCCTTTTGGCGGCGGCGACAACATGCCGGTTTTTGTAACGGTGCCGGTAACCTTTTTTCAGGGGCTGTTTTCCGGCGAGGTAGTCTTTGATAGTATGACTATTATGGCTACTTCCAAGGATGCTGTCGAGGATGCCGGAAATGCGGCTATTCGCCTTTTAGAGGCCCGGCACAACAATGGGGGTAACGAAATTTATACGGCGCAAAATGTGATGCAGCAGTTAGAACAGATAAATAATGTTTTAGGCATCTTTACGGCATTTATCGGAGCGGTAGCGGCTATTTCCCTCTTGGTTGGCGGTATTGGGGTTATGAATATCATGCTGGTGTCGGTTACCGAAAGGACGCGAGAAATAGGGATAAGAAAAGCCATAGGTGCGACTACCACCGATATTTTAATCCAGTTTTTAATGGAATCAATCATTATTTCGTTGATTGGTGGCTTAATTGGCATGTTTGTCGGCATTGTGGGGGCAAATATTGTGGGAAGTATGATAGGAGTAGTACCGGCTTTGTCGCTAACGGCGGTTTTAGGAGCAATTGTTTTTTCTTCGGCGGTGGGAATCTTCTTTGGGATATATCCGG is a window encoding:
- a CDS encoding ABC transporter permease, producing the protein MIYESLKMALESILANKLRTFLTMLGIIIGISSVIAIVSLGQGGQNAITGEFEKIGVASVNIKVDSSKASAGDYFTLDDVEKIKEKVETVKYAAIEVQKQGVAITDQKNKRAVIFGGTLDSFYTDNVEILYGRFFNEREFNEGMAVAIIDRNAAKALFGYEDAVGNTLKIGPATNPKKVTIIGVSKGFTGPFGGGDNMPVFVTVPVTFFQGLFSGEVVFDSMTIMATSKDAVEDAGNAAIRLLEARHNNGGNEIYTAQNVMQQLEQINNVLGIFTAFIGAVAAISLLVGGIGVMNIMLVSVTERTREIGIRKAIGATTTDILIQFLMESIIISLIGGLIGMFVGIVGANIVGSMIGVVPALSLTAVLGAIVFSSAVGIFFGIYPARKAAKLDPIESLRYE
- a CDS encoding 4Fe-4S dicluster domain-containing protein, with the translated sequence MNKVIFNKNLCVACHSCEVSCSIIHSSEKSLISAILEGIRPRLQIVYTTGDKTGGITIEQCKHCKRAKCIEAYPQGALFYDEEGRVVCSEEKCTGCGLCEKACPFHAIRVIDRCVKCDLCKDVSDFPVCVTSCPVGALTVKEVQ
- the cooS gene encoding anaerobic carbon-monoxide dehydrogenase catalytic subunit codes for the protein MAKQNLKSTDRAVQQMLDKAKREGIQTVWDRYEAMKPQCGFGETGLCCRHCLQGPCRINPFGDEPKVGICGATAEVIVARGLDRSIAAGAAGHSGHAKHLAHTLKKAVQGKAASYMIKDRTKLHSIAKRLGIPTEGQKDEDIALEVAKAALADFHEKDTPVLWVTTVLPPSRVKVLSAHGLIPAGIDHEIAEIMHRTSMGCDADAQNLLLGGLRCSLADLAGCYMGTDLADILFGTPAPVVTESNLGVLKADAVNVAVHGHNPVLSDIIVSVSKEMENEARAAGATGINVVGICCTGNEVLMRHGIPACTHSVSQEMAMITGALDAMILDYQCIQPSVATIAECTGTTVITTMEMSKITGATHVNFAEEAAVENAKQILRLAIDTFKRRKGKPVEIPNIKTKVVAGFSTEAIINALSKLNANDPLKPLIDNVVNGNIRGVCLFAGCNNVKVPQDQNFTTIARKLLKQNVLVVATGCGAGALMRHGFMDPANVDELCGDGLKAVLTAIGEANGLGGPLPPVLHMGSCVDNSRAVALVAALANRLGVDLDRLPVVASAAEAMHEKAVAIGTWAVTIGLPTHIGVLPPITGSLPVTQILTSSVKDITGGYFIVELDPETAADKLLAAINERRAGLGLPW
- a CDS encoding ABC transporter ATP-binding protein; protein product: MIELIDVVKEYEVGKERFRALKNISLKIKAGEFTSIMGPSGSGKSTLMNILGLLDRATIGSYYLDGRDVSKLSDKERAFIRNREIGFVFQAFNLIPRMTVLDNVMLPMVYARIPGKMRREKALEALAKVGLLHRIKHYPNEISGGEKQRVAIARAIVNTPKVILADEPTGNLDSKSSEEIMKIFQKLNDEGVTIVVVTHEPDIAQHTKRIIRFRDGQIISDEPVVNRIVL
- a CDS encoding efflux RND transporter periplasmic adaptor subunit, producing MKKGVKIALVLVVLAVAVVGYFSYRAAIGRKNLQLDVKTAKVTVGDVEAYLSVSATIESQKKKDYYAPQAKVKRVYVKVGDRVKKGDVLVTFETQDYSSQIEQAQIQYENAVLQRDELYAQKKDIEDKIKELDAQISSLEKSNNQDAAKLESLKQQRDNIQPVSIARIKQAENSVKLAKLTLDNAKKAAAQAQDKITADFSGVVTAVNVVEGAMANSMQPAVTVMDLSNLKAVAKLGRFDAAKVSLGQKVILRNGKKSYKGEVSFIEPVASTTMTASGQESTVGVEIKILDKNPDLKVGFDVDADILIGSKTGVVKVPVEAIRQEKDKTSVFVVEQGKAKQKEVQTGLWSDDEVEITSGLTAGETVILNPGLKVTDGAPVRLPFAGGLGRRMQ